A genomic segment from Diceros bicornis minor isolate mBicDic1 chromosome 5, mDicBic1.mat.cur, whole genome shotgun sequence encodes:
- the LOC131405375 gene encoding olfactory receptor 4K5 — MEQSNCSVVSEFVLLGLSSSQELQLFFFVFFSVLYVVTALGNLLIIITVTSDNSLHSPMYFLLGNLSFVDICQASFATPKMIADFLSEHKTISFSGCIAQIFFIHLFTGGEMVLLVSMAYDRYVAICKPLHYAVIMSRRTCAVLVMISWAVGLVHTLSQLSFTVNLPFCCPNVVDSFFCDLPRVTKLACLDSYIIEILIAVNSGILSLSTFSLLVSSYIIILVTVWFKSSAAMAKAFSTLVAHITIVILFFGPCIFIYVWPFTTYPVDKVLAIFYTIFTPILNPIIYTLRNRDMKAAMRKIVTPYLRPKKISEMPLVVRNSLY; from the coding sequence ATGGAACAGTCCAATTGTTCAGTGGTGTCTGAATTTGTATTGCTGGGACTCTCTAGTTCTCAGGAACTccagcttttcttttttgttttcttctctgtgttgTATGTGGTCACAGCGCTGGGAAACCTTCTCATTATCATCACGGTGACTTCTGATAACAGCCTGCACTCCCCCATGTACTTCCTCCTGGGAAACCTTTCCTTTGTGGACATCTGTCAGGCTTCTTTTGCTACCCCTAAGATGATTGCAGATTTTCTGAGTGAACACAAGACCATCTCCTTCAGTGGCTGCATagcccagattttcttcattcaTCTTTTCACTGGTGGGGAGATGGTACTACTTGTCTCCATGGCCTATGACAGATATGTAGCCATATGCAAACCCCTACACTATGCGGTCATCATGAGCCGAAGGACATGCGCTGTCCTGGTTATGATCTCCTGGGCTGTGGGCTTGGTGCACACATTAAGCCAGTTATCATTTACTGTGAACTTGCCTTTTTGTTGCCCCAATGTAGTAGACAGCTTTTTTTGTGACCTTCCTCGAGTGACAAAACTTGCCTGCCTGGACTCTTACATCATTGAGATACTAATTGCAGTCAATAGTGGAATTCTTTCCCTAAGCACTTTCTCACTCTTGGTCAGCTCTTACATCATCATTCTTGTCACCGTCTGGTTTAAGTCTTCTGCTGCAATGGCCAAGGCATTTTCTACACTGGTGGCCCATATCACCATAGTGATATTATTCTTTGGACCTTGCATCTTCATCTATGTGTGGCCCTTTACCACCTACCCTGTGGATAAAGTTCTTGCCATATTTTACACTATTTTCACCCCCATTCTAAACCCCATTATTTACACACTAAGGAACAGGGATATGAAGGCTGCCATGAGGAAAATTGTGACCCCTTACCTGAGGCCCAAGAAAATTTCTGAAATGCCACTAGTAGTGAGGAATTCTCTTTATTAA